The Fictibacillus arsenicus genome contains a region encoding:
- the pdxK gene encoding pyridoxine/pyridoxal/pyridoxamine kinase has product MSPKKALTIAGSDTSGGAGIQADLKTFQELGVYGMTALNVVVAQDPHRDWFHEVFLLPVDMFKKQLETVVSGIGVDALKTGMLASVEAIQITADLIDKHTLQNVVIDPVMVCKGAEPLHPELASTLQNVLVPKATVVTPNLFEAAQLAGMEPITTVEQMMEAAHKIQSNGAKYVIVKGGGKLDHESAVDVLYDGDEFEVLESERIETTWTHGAGCTFSAAITAELAKGKPAREAILTAKDFITEAIASGFELNQYVGPTWHGAYRDKLNK; this is encoded by the coding sequence ATGTCACCTAAAAAAGCACTTACTATTGCAGGCTCTGATACTAGCGGCGGAGCAGGTATTCAAGCAGATTTAAAAACGTTCCAGGAGCTTGGCGTTTACGGTATGACAGCACTTAACGTTGTAGTCGCTCAAGATCCGCATCGCGACTGGTTCCATGAAGTATTTTTACTTCCGGTTGATATGTTTAAAAAGCAACTGGAAACTGTCGTATCAGGAATTGGAGTGGACGCATTAAAAACAGGTATGCTTGCCTCTGTGGAAGCAATTCAAATAACAGCTGATCTCATTGACAAGCATACTCTTCAAAACGTAGTAATTGATCCAGTAATGGTTTGTAAGGGAGCAGAACCATTGCACCCTGAACTGGCAAGCACACTGCAGAACGTCCTTGTACCAAAAGCAACCGTTGTTACTCCTAACCTTTTTGAAGCAGCTCAACTTGCTGGCATGGAACCAATCACAACGGTTGAACAGATGATGGAAGCAGCTCACAAGATTCAATCAAACGGTGCAAAATACGTTATCGTAAAAGGCGGCGGCAAGCTGGATCACGAAAGTGCAGTAGATGTTTTATATGATGGAGACGAGTTCGAAGTATTAGAATCAGAAAGAATTGAAACAACGTGGACGCATGGAGCAGGATGCACGTTCTCAGCTGCAATCACAGCTGAACTTGCAAAAGGAAAGCCTGCCCGTGAAGCGATTCTTACTGCAAAAGATTTTATTACAGAAGCAATCGCATCAGGTTTTGAACTTAATCAATATGTAGGACCAACATGGCACGGAGCATACCGCGATAAACTAAATAAGTAA
- the treP gene encoding PTS system trehalose-specific EIIBC component, which yields MSKIRETAEQIVEALGGKDNISAATHCVTRLRLALKDEGKVDEKALEDIDLVKGSFSANGQYQVVIGQGTVDKVYNEFIDITGTGRASKEDIKDEASKKLNPLQRAIKALADIFIPILPAIVTAGLLMGINNILTGPGIFYDEKSFIDVHKNWADLAGIINLIANTAFVFLPGLIGWSAVKKFGGSPLLGIVLGLMLVHPDLLNAWDYGKTKDIPTWNLFGLPIEKVGYQGQVLPVLIASYVLAKIELFLKKRIPDSLQLLLVAPITLLVTGFLAFIVIGPITFSIGNAVTDFFVSIFDNFAWLGGLIYGGFYALLVVTGMHHTFLAVDLQLISNTGGTFLWPMLALSNIAQGSAALAMFVASRDEKLKGLAGTSALSAYLGITEPAMFGVNLRFRYPFIFAMIGSAIAGIVITIAGVKASSIGVGGIPGFLSILPGSWGSFFIGMGIVIVVPFVLTYFYAKLKKEKK from the coding sequence ATGAGCAAAATCCGCGAAACAGCTGAACAAATCGTCGAGGCTCTCGGCGGTAAAGATAATATATCTGCAGCTACACACTGTGTCACACGGCTTCGCCTCGCATTGAAAGACGAAGGGAAAGTAGATGAGAAAGCACTTGAAGATATTGATCTCGTTAAAGGATCATTCTCAGCAAACGGCCAGTATCAAGTCGTGATCGGACAAGGAACCGTTGATAAAGTGTACAACGAATTTATCGACATCACTGGTACAGGACGGGCTTCAAAGGAAGACATTAAAGATGAAGCAAGCAAGAAATTGAATCCGCTTCAACGAGCGATCAAAGCATTAGCGGATATTTTTATTCCGATCCTTCCTGCCATCGTTACTGCAGGTCTATTGATGGGTATCAACAACATTCTGACTGGGCCGGGAATTTTTTATGATGAAAAATCTTTTATTGATGTTCATAAAAACTGGGCAGATCTCGCCGGAATCATTAACCTGATCGCAAATACTGCTTTCGTGTTCCTGCCTGGTTTAATCGGATGGTCAGCCGTTAAGAAATTTGGCGGAAGTCCTTTGCTTGGTATCGTACTTGGTCTGATGCTCGTCCATCCAGATCTTTTAAATGCTTGGGACTACGGTAAAACAAAGGATATTCCGACATGGAATCTGTTTGGTCTGCCGATTGAAAAAGTCGGTTATCAAGGTCAAGTATTGCCAGTCTTGATCGCATCTTATGTATTGGCTAAAATTGAACTCTTTTTGAAAAAGCGTATTCCTGATTCACTGCAGCTGTTGTTAGTTGCGCCAATCACATTGTTAGTAACAGGATTTTTAGCATTTATCGTTATCGGTCCAATTACGTTCTCGATCGGAAATGCTGTGACAGACTTTTTCGTATCTATTTTTGATAACTTTGCTTGGTTAGGCGGATTGATTTACGGAGGATTTTACGCACTTCTCGTTGTGACGGGAATGCACCATACGTTCTTAGCTGTCGATCTGCAGCTTATCTCAAATACGGGCGGAACGTTCTTATGGCCGATGCTAGCATTATCAAACATCGCTCAAGGTTCAGCTGCACTTGCCATGTTCGTTGCTTCACGCGATGAGAAGCTTAAAGGTTTAGCTGGAACATCAGCTTTATCAGCTTATCTCGGAATCACAGAACCTGCGATGTTCGGGGTTAACTTACGCTTTAGATATCCATTTATCTTTGCGATGATCGGTTCTGCAATCGCAGGTATCGTGATTACAATCGCCGGCGTAAAAGCATCTTCCATTGGTGTAGGCGGAATTCCTGGATTCCTTTCAATCCTTCCTGGAAGCTGGGGGTCATTCTTTATCGGAATGGGAATCGTAATCGTCGTGCCATTTGTACTGACGTATTTCTATGCGAAATTGAAAAAAGAAAAGAAGTAA